The Streptomyces laurentii genome contains a region encoding:
- a CDS encoding multidrug ABC transporter ATPase (ABC transporter signature motif;~ATP binding site [chemical binding];~ATP-binding cassette transporter nucleotide-binding domain; cl17201;~COG1131 ABC-type multidrug transport system, ATPase component;~D-loop;~H-loop/switch region;~Q-loop/lid;~Walker A/P-loop;~Walker B;~daunorubicin resistance ABC transporter ATP-binding subunit; TIGR01188;~identified by MetaGeneAnnotator; putative;~multidrug ABC transporter ATPase [Amycolatopsis mediterranei S699]) produces MPGAIHAEGLVKTFGDVRALDGVDLDVPEGTVLGLLGPNGAGKTTAVRVLTTLLTPDSGRAVVAGIDVLKHPDEVRRAIGLSGQFAAVDEYLTGRENLRMVGRLYQMSAKGAKARADELLERFGLADAADRTAKTYSGGMRRRLDLAAALVVSPPVMFMDEPTTGLDPRNRQALWEVIQELVAGGTTLLLTTQYLEEADHLAHDICVVDHGRVIARGTSDQLKAQTGGERVEVVVHGREMIAPAREVLARYAMPGLGHGDISVEEHTRKLTVPVTGGARILAEVIRDLDAAGAEIDDIGLRRPTLDDVFISLTGHVAERAESENGTDGENEAEGEDGKDGKDGSGGDGPGRRGKAKARKEAVK; encoded by the coding sequence ATGCCAGGCGCGATCCACGCCGAAGGTCTGGTCAAGACCTTCGGTGACGTACGAGCTCTGGACGGCGTGGACCTCGATGTCCCCGAAGGCACCGTCCTCGGTCTCCTCGGGCCGAACGGCGCGGGGAAGACGACGGCCGTACGCGTGCTCACCACCCTCCTCACACCCGACAGCGGCAGAGCCGTCGTCGCCGGGATCGACGTGCTCAAGCACCCCGACGAGGTGCGGCGCGCGATCGGGCTTTCCGGCCAGTTCGCGGCCGTCGACGAGTATCTGACCGGCCGGGAGAACCTCCGGATGGTCGGCCGGCTCTACCAGATGAGCGCCAAGGGGGCGAAGGCCCGCGCGGACGAGCTCCTGGAGCGCTTCGGCCTGGCCGACGCGGCCGACCGCACCGCCAAGACCTACTCGGGCGGCATGCGCCGCCGCCTCGACCTCGCGGCCGCGCTCGTCGTCTCCCCGCCCGTCATGTTCATGGACGAGCCCACCACCGGCCTCGACCCGCGCAACCGCCAGGCCCTGTGGGAGGTCATCCAGGAACTCGTCGCGGGCGGTACCACCCTCCTGCTCACCACCCAGTACCTGGAGGAGGCCGACCACCTCGCGCACGACATCTGCGTCGTCGACCACGGCCGGGTCATCGCCCGCGGCACCTCCGACCAGCTCAAGGCCCAGACCGGCGGCGAGCGCGTCGAAGTCGTCGTGCACGGCCGCGAGATGATCGCCCCCGCCCGGGAGGTCCTGGCGCGCTACGCGATGCCCGGCCTCGGGCACGGCGACATCTCCGTCGAGGAGCACACCCGCAAACTGACCGTCCCCGTCACCGGCGGCGCCAGGATCCTCGCCGAGGTCATCCGTGATCTCGACGCGGCCGGCGCCGAGATCGACGACATCGGACTGCGCCGCCCCACCCTCGACGACGTCTTCATCTCGCTGACCGGCCACGTCGCCGAGCGGGCGGAGTCCGAGAACGGCACGGACGGTGAGAACGAGGCGGAGGGTGAGGACGGAAAGGACGGAAAGGACGGCAGTGGCGGCGACGGCCCTGGCAGAAGAGGCAAGGCCAAGGCCCGGAAGGAGGCCGTCAAGTGA
- a CDS encoding integral membrane transporter (ABC-2 type transporter; cl11417;~identified by MetaGeneAnnotator; putative;~integral membrane transporter [Streptomyces lividans TK24]) — protein MTATTDTLAKPRVRGALARSIGDSLVVTQRNLIRMTRIPEMLLFGVIQPVMFVILFTYVFGGSMKIGGTTDPSVYKNFLMAGIFAQTVTFATAGAGAGIADDMHKGLIDRFRSLPMARGAVLTGRTLADLVQTAITLLVLAAVALIVGWRPGSEAPTNLAKILAGFGLLLLLGYAFTWIGALIGLSVRTPEAATSGGIIWLFPVTFVSNAFVDTSQMTPWLQHVADWNPFSATVQACRLLFGDPGLSPSDAWPMQHPVWASLLWSLLIVVVFRTLAVRKYRSAAG, from the coding sequence GTGACCGCGACCACCGACACGTTGGCGAAGCCCCGCGTACGCGGCGCGCTCGCCCGGTCGATCGGCGACTCGCTCGTCGTCACCCAGCGCAACCTGATCCGCATGACCCGGATTCCCGAGATGCTGCTCTTCGGGGTCATCCAGCCGGTCATGTTCGTCATCCTCTTCACGTACGTCTTCGGCGGCTCGATGAAGATCGGCGGCACCACCGACCCGTCCGTGTACAAGAACTTCCTGATGGCCGGCATCTTCGCCCAGACGGTCACCTTCGCCACGGCCGGCGCGGGCGCGGGCATCGCCGACGACATGCACAAGGGCCTCATCGACCGCTTCCGTTCGCTGCCCATGGCGCGCGGCGCGGTCCTGACCGGCCGTACGCTCGCCGACCTGGTGCAGACCGCCATCACCCTGCTCGTCCTCGCGGCCGTCGCGCTCATCGTCGGCTGGCGCCCCGGCTCCGAGGCGCCGACCAACCTCGCGAAGATCCTGGCCGGCTTCGGCCTGCTGCTCCTCCTCGGCTACGCGTTCACCTGGATCGGGGCGCTGATCGGCCTCTCCGTCCGCACCCCGGAGGCGGCGACCTCGGGCGGGATCATCTGGCTCTTCCCGGTCACCTTCGTCTCCAACGCCTTCGTGGACACCAGCCAGATGACGCCCTGGCTGCAGCACGTCGCCGACTGGAACCCGTTCAGCGCCACCGTCCAGGCCTGCCGCCTGCTCTTCGGCGACCCCGGCCTGTCCCCGTCCGACGCCTGGCCGATGCAGCACCCGGTCTGGGCCTCGCTGCTCTGGTCCCTGCTCATCGTCGTGGTCTTCCGCACCCTGGCGGTGCGCAAGTACCGGTCGGCCGCGGGGTGA